The following coding sequences lie in one Rutidosis leptorrhynchoides isolate AG116_Rl617_1_P2 chromosome 6, CSIRO_AGI_Rlap_v1, whole genome shotgun sequence genomic window:
- the LOC139855275 gene encoding DEAD-box ATP-dependent RNA helicase 38-like — translation MAAADDNGVTDMAIVKKRRRHTAVCIVALEVQTGMTMDVAGEEVGCPGTVEIVLNSSNQVDCGRDWGRGQGFGTRVPTAITSSSVTTMKLDSLSTGGSSNNLNNYVPYDSNVQAVTAGDTPYTSAMRFEDLNISHELLKGLYIEMKFERPSKIQSISLPMIMTPPFKGLIAQAHNGSGKTTCFVLGMLSRVEPKLDAPQALCICPTRELAMQNMEVLKKMGKFTGITSELAIADRENPISVFKRAPVTAQVVIGTTGTVNKWIAAKKLGTAYMKILVFDEASHRCSESGFRDNTVRIMKDIVKWSPNCQLYVNKEDLSLDSIKQYKVRVPDELSKIMLIKDNIFDIGEAVKQTIIFVRTRNSAGMLHGALVKYGLEVTTIQGSLTDKDRDKIIKEFKEGYTHVLISTDLLAEGLIKLSHKGAYQVNLVVNYDLPVRHESPSEPDYEVYLHRIGRVGRFGRKV, via the exons ATGGCCGCCGCCGACGACAACGGTGTCACTGACATGGCTATT GTCAAAAAGAGGAGAAGACACACGGCTGTATGCATAGTGGCTTTGGAAGTTCAAACCGGGATGACTATGGACGTGGCCGGAGAAGAGGTCGGGTGTCCGGGAACAGTCGAGATTGTGTTGAACAGTTCAAACCAAGTTGACTGTGGACGTGACTGGGGAAGAGGTCAGGGGTTCGG GACCCGTGTTCCAACAGCTATAACCTCTTCTTCAGTCACTACAATGAAACTCGATTCTCTCTCAACCGGAGGGTCCAGTAATAATCTAAACAACTATGTTCCTTATGATTCCAACGTTCAAGCT GTTACTGCTGGAGATACACCATATACATCTGCTATGAGGTTTGAAGACTTGAATATTTCACATGAGTTGTTGAAGGGATTATATATTGAGATGAAATTTGAGAGGCCGAGTAAGATCCAATCAATAAGTTTACCGATGATTATGACACCACCATTTAAGGGATTGATTGCTCAGGCACATAATGGGTCCGGGAAGACTACTTGTTTTGTTCTTGGTATGCTGAGTCGTGTTGAACCAAAGCTAGATGCTCCTCAGGCACTTTGTATATGCCCAACCAGAGAATTGGCAATGCAG AATATGGAAGTGTtaaagaagatgggaaagtttacAGGCATAACTTCAGAGTTGGCCATTGCGGATAGAGAGAATCCTATTTCAGTATTCAAGAGAGCACCGGTGACAGCACAAGTTGTTATTGGCACAACTGGTACGGTTAATAAATGGATTGCAGCTAAGAAACTTGGCACAGCTTATATGAAGATTCTTGTGTTTGATGAGGCGAGTCACAGGTGCTCTGAG AGTGGCTTTAGAGATAACACTGTTAGGATAATGAAGGATATAGTCAAATGGAGCCCCAACTGCCAG TTGTACGTAAACAAAGAAGACTTGTCTTTGGATTCTATCAAACAGTATAAAGTGAGGGTACCTGATGAGCTGTCAAAGATTATGCTTATTAAAGACAATATATTTGATATAGGAGAAGCTGTAAAGCAAACAATCATATTTGTTCGCACACGAAATAGTGCTGGTATGTTGCATGGCGCACTTGTTAAGTATGGGCTCGAGGTAACTACTATTCAAGGATCTCTTACAGACAAAGATAGAGATAAGAtcattaaggaatttaaagaaggttATACTCACGTTCTAATATCGACTGATCTTCTTGCTGAGGGTTTGATCAAACTGAG tcataagggtgcaTATCAG GTTAACTTGGTTGTTAATTATGATCTTCCCGTAAGACATGAATCTCCTTCTGAGCCTGATTACGAGGTGTACTTGCATCGGATTGGTAGAGTAGGAAGGTTTGGGCGCAaagtgtaa